The following are from one region of the Dreissena polymorpha isolate Duluth1 chromosome 2, UMN_Dpol_1.0, whole genome shotgun sequence genome:
- the LOC127867651 gene encoding alpha-(1,3)-fucosyltransferase fut-6-like, with the protein MFRTLKMYFGNRRTRTRNFCISIGLFFCIIYIIRVNHTGLYIVKYPGDQQNRNFDEYLMKYENNYWTKTDTKKILFWTPFFNSWVWLDDAVKALKTCPVSCSVTNDRATLEDSDAVLFHANDLWKHKGFFATIHNVDVEMPYTRSPNQIWAVLSWEPLMYMWGTIKPHVFNWTIMYRRESTIYNPFTSYYKMSDEELNQQPKAKETTNYFKQKSKFATTLVSNCKDQARRYRIIKELQKYIDLDYFGYCSGNINCPAGVPASECGHKHLKHYKFYLAFENSYCRDYVSEKFWNAVDRRQIPVIAATKYNTELLPPKSYLNVFDFPNIKALAEQMIEIGQNETLFNSYFDWMQSYKVDSTSSYCRMCKELHANRPAQSYADMEGWLQDDVCYKSTPWSLVSEFLDRLMFDLGF; encoded by the exons ATGTTTCGCACTCTGAAAATGTATTTTGGGAACAGACGAACTCGAACAAGAAATTTTTGCATCAGTATTGGACtgtttttctgtattatttacaTTATCAGAGTAAATCATACAGGCCTGTACATAGTGAAATACCCAGGTGATCAACAAAACAGGAACTTTGATGAATACCTCATGAAATATGAAAACAACTATTGGACAAAGACTGATACGAAGAAAATTCTTTTCTGGACGCCATTCTTTAACTCCTGGGTCTGGTTGGATGATGCTGTGAAAGCACTGAAAACATGCCCTGTGTCATGTAGCGTTACCAATGACAGGGCAACATTAGAAGACAGTGATGCTGTTTTGTTCCATGCTAATGATCTCTGGAAACACAAAGGATTTTTTGCCACCATACACAATGTTGATGTTGAAATGCCTTACACGAGATCACCAAACCAGATTTGGGCTGTGTTAAGCTGGGAACCACTGATGTACATGTGGGGAACTATCAAACCACACGTGTTTAACTGGACGATTATGTACAGAAGGGAGTCAACCATATATAACCCATTTACCAGCTATTACAAAATGTCAGATGAAGAGTTAAACCAGCAACCAAAGGCAAAGGAGACAACCAATTACTTCAAACAGAAATCAAAATTTGCCACTACGTTAGTAAGCAACTGTAAGGATCAAGCAAGACGGTACAGAATTATTAAGGAACTTCAGAAGTATATTGACTTGGACTACTTCGGCTACTGCTCGGGGAATATAAATTGCCCAGCTGGAGTTCCGGCTTCGGAATGTGGACACAAGCATCTTAAGCATTACAAGTTTTACCTCGCTTTTGAAAACAGTTATTGCAGAGATTACGTATCAGAGAAATTCTGGAATGCAGTGGACCGCAGACAAATTCCTGTAATTGCTGCAACAAAGTACAACACAGAATTGTTACCTCCAAAgtcatatttaaatgtatttgattttCCAAATATAAAAGCTCTTGCAGAGCAAATGATTGAAATTGGTCAAAACGAGACCTTGTTCAATAGTTATTTTGATTGGATGCAATCGTACAAAGTGGATTCTACGTCATCTTACTGCCGAATGTGCAAGGAGCTACATGCAAATAGACCGGCCCAGAGCTACGCTGACATGGAAGGCTGGTTACAAGATGACGTCTGCTATAAGAGTACA CCATGGTCTCTGGTGAGCGAGTTCCTGGACAGACTCATGTTCGACTTAGGATTCTGA